A portion of the Dethiosulfovibrio salsuginis genome contains these proteins:
- a CDS encoding helix-turn-helix domain-containing protein: MKMLLDTNNHSVGQKRGEIMLRAYKYRIYPNMEQKSYFARCFGCVRFIYKRV, from the coding sequence ATGAAGATGCTGCTAGACACAAATAACCATTCAGTAGGGCAAAAGCGAGGTGAGATCATGCTAAGAGCCTATAAATATCGTATATATCCTAATATGGAGCAAAAAAGCTATTTTGCCAGGTGTTTCGGCTGTGTCCGTTTTATCTATAAAAGAGTTTGA